In the genome of Sphingomonas naphthae, one region contains:
- a CDS encoding DUF3606 domain-containing protein, translating into MSDDKTLRAPQDSSRIAMGEDYEVEYWTHKFGVTREELQAAVSAVGNSAAAVEAHLRK; encoded by the coding sequence ATGTCGGACGACAAGACGCTGCGGGCACCGCAGGACAGCTCGCGGATCGCTATGGGCGAGGACTACGAGGTCGAATACTGGACCCATAAGTTCGGCGTCACCCGCGAAGAACTTCAGGCTGCAGTCAGCGCCGTCGGCAACAGCGCCGCCGCGGTTGAGGCACACCTGAGGAAGTAA
- a CDS encoding helix-turn-helix domain-containing protein, translating into MKSDLLVEVGQRIRACREALGTSQEDFAREAGVERSFYGKIERGTQNVSLETLARIATALKADFGDLLKGLPIEEPKA; encoded by the coding sequence GTGAAGAGCGATCTGCTTGTCGAAGTGGGGCAGCGCATCCGCGCATGCCGGGAAGCCCTCGGGACTTCCCAGGAGGATTTCGCGCGGGAGGCCGGCGTGGAGCGATCGTTCTACGGGAAGATCGAGCGCGGCACGCAGAACGTCTCGCTGGAGACGCTCGCTAGGATCGCTACTGCGCTGAAGGCCGACTTCGGAGATCTGCTGAAGGGGTTGCCGATCGAGGAGCCCAAAGCGTAG
- a CDS encoding antitoxin Xre/MbcA/ParS toxin-binding domain-containing protein, producing the protein MSAPPPGVATLDIEVVLDLWRTVAVDWELDPSEALALLGWRDRGGALFDHRDVRQAAYRLELIIEFAPVAADLLGSERAVRIWLRRPSEALSGATPIQHMSVAPDWIRFLIDNQVPLA; encoded by the coding sequence GTGAGCGCCCCGCCGCCTGGTGTGGCCACGCTGGACATCGAGGTCGTCCTCGATCTCTGGCGGACGGTCGCGGTCGACTGGGAGCTCGATCCCTCGGAGGCGCTGGCCCTTCTGGGCTGGCGCGACAGGGGCGGCGCGCTCTTCGACCACCGCGACGTCCGTCAGGCCGCATACCGCTTGGAGCTCATCATCGAGTTCGCTCCGGTCGCGGCCGACCTCCTCGGATCCGAGCGTGCCGTCCGGATCTGGCTCCGGAGGCCGAGCGAGGCGCTCTCGGGAGCGACGCCGATCCAGCACATGTCGGTCGCCCCGGATTGGATCCGCTTCCTGATCGACAATCAGGTTCCGCTCGCGTGA
- a CDS encoding tyrosine-type recombinase/integrase, which yields MTGVTNAPRNGRSKRDVAPFPRGDGAVPLAPQQAKTQLGCALNTIFKIAYLGAIKVTVIDSGLKREYRFHLQPGADRAYIYESWLARVRCWNHQTAVIHKDLRAACAIPADHPQPSGLDRFCCETFARIGTSSRLECTAFFVDKDRKAEDRDRLRAQLATSDWAPSGSHSTARVESWAVVARFPAVDGLPDTSLDPQAADPAEPSTGLIGRAMALGPFAAAATMFAFVATASDRDEKLLRTYVRGFANVDAQLGVQDLSAITGEDIERLLVSMLEEAAKGGRGCASLYETCQRYRTATRYLRSYVARVDGDGSRGLAAHLPPDPSSPTRVYKALAEAKNVVVLEGGVRRKRLSNRAAVNLDRHIAANRSAMEQITAIREDALVAADEVVLQAVRRDAMGEAEARRTPAFREFLVTVPVLDPKGDIVRGASQTLVFWAWRERDAWLSLEHGALRRQRGMRPKGRKDAQSIAKRALVDAALDMKIKDVQANEGKYGDVVFEYRGCRPDRPGGLCQEPRFVTLARLGVDIAPSHLMARCQRRRHRLMQNWNIVPHIKTPGGLLTFENDKSVLIRWMNARNRVMVPIHEVYFATLFGTLGFDILTETLARLSEAIQPEQDIARWKLDEAIVPPVMGFLAATKAHPGKPKQMPRPLGVSDPLFESIMAAAEEIARANGHADGWLPAVDEPPGRPGEADASGNVVPPRRRPLVFQWRGRALPPAEVAELVSWLMANRGRVTPHVLRHAAANQLRQMGVPERVVQAILGHKSLKSTAWYMSPDARRARMEAAIQRRGRRIGAASLQAGRAGVRSEGKN from the coding sequence ATGACCGGAGTGACCAATGCGCCCAGGAATGGTCGATCGAAGCGCGACGTCGCGCCGTTCCCACGCGGTGATGGGGCGGTGCCGCTCGCTCCCCAGCAGGCCAAGACCCAGTTGGGGTGCGCCCTGAACACCATCTTCAAGATCGCCTACCTCGGCGCGATCAAGGTGACGGTTATCGACAGCGGCCTCAAGCGCGAATACCGCTTCCACCTTCAGCCTGGCGCCGACCGCGCCTACATATATGAGTCCTGGCTGGCCCGCGTGCGGTGCTGGAACCACCAGACCGCCGTCATCCACAAGGATCTGCGGGCCGCCTGCGCAATCCCGGCCGATCATCCGCAGCCGTCCGGGCTGGACCGCTTCTGCTGCGAGACCTTTGCGAGGATCGGCACTTCGTCACGTCTCGAGTGCACCGCATTCTTCGTGGACAAGGACCGGAAGGCGGAAGACCGCGACCGGCTGCGAGCCCAACTCGCTACCAGCGATTGGGCGCCGAGCGGAAGCCATTCCACCGCCCGCGTGGAGTCGTGGGCCGTCGTCGCGAGGTTCCCTGCGGTGGACGGTCTGCCGGACACGTCGCTCGACCCGCAGGCCGCGGACCCGGCCGAGCCCTCGACCGGGCTGATAGGCCGGGCCATGGCGCTGGGTCCCTTCGCGGCCGCGGCTACAATGTTCGCCTTCGTAGCCACCGCCTCCGATCGCGACGAAAAGCTGCTGCGCACCTACGTGCGCGGCTTCGCCAACGTCGATGCCCAACTGGGCGTGCAGGATCTGTCCGCCATCACCGGTGAGGACATCGAGAGACTGCTGGTATCGATGCTGGAGGAGGCGGCGAAGGGCGGGCGCGGGTGCGCCTCTCTCTATGAGACCTGCCAACGCTATCGGACGGCGACGCGCTACCTGCGGAGCTACGTCGCCCGCGTCGACGGCGACGGATCCCGCGGACTGGCCGCCCACCTCCCCCCCGATCCGTCCTCGCCAACCAGGGTCTACAAGGCGCTCGCCGAGGCGAAGAACGTCGTGGTGCTGGAAGGGGGCGTAAGGCGCAAGCGCCTCAGCAACCGCGCGGCAGTTAACCTCGACCGGCACATCGCGGCCAACCGATCCGCCATGGAGCAGATCACCGCGATCAGAGAGGATGCGCTGGTTGCGGCCGACGAGGTCGTCCTACAGGCCGTCAGACGGGACGCAATGGGTGAAGCCGAGGCGCGGCGGACGCCGGCTTTTCGAGAGTTCCTCGTCACCGTCCCCGTCCTCGACCCGAAGGGCGACATCGTGCGCGGCGCGAGTCAGACGCTCGTCTTCTGGGCATGGCGGGAAAGGGACGCCTGGCTCTCGCTTGAACATGGTGCGCTCAGGCGCCAGCGGGGCATGCGGCCGAAAGGCCGCAAGGATGCTCAGTCGATTGCGAAGCGCGCGCTGGTCGACGCGGCGCTGGACATGAAGATCAAGGACGTCCAGGCGAACGAGGGGAAGTACGGCGACGTCGTCTTCGAGTACCGCGGCTGCCGTCCCGACAGGCCGGGCGGCCTCTGCCAAGAGCCGCGCTTTGTCACCTTGGCCAGGCTTGGCGTCGACATCGCACCGAGTCACCTTATGGCTAGGTGCCAGCGCCGGCGGCACAGGCTGATGCAGAACTGGAACATCGTCCCGCACATCAAGACCCCGGGTGGGCTCCTCACGTTCGAGAACGACAAGTCCGTCCTCATCAGGTGGATGAATGCGCGCAACCGCGTCATGGTGCCCATCCACGAGGTCTATTTCGCAACGCTGTTCGGGACGCTGGGCTTCGACATTCTCACCGAGACGCTGGCCAGGCTCTCCGAGGCTATCCAGCCCGAGCAGGACATCGCCCGTTGGAAACTGGACGAGGCGATCGTCCCGCCGGTCATGGGCTTCCTCGCGGCCACCAAGGCTCATCCCGGAAAGCCGAAGCAGATGCCGAGGCCGCTCGGCGTCTCCGATCCGCTGTTCGAGAGCATCATGGCTGCGGCCGAAGAGATCGCCCGAGCCAATGGGCATGCGGACGGATGGCTTCCCGCGGTCGACGAGCCGCCGGGGCGTCCGGGCGAGGCCGATGCCTCGGGAAACGTGGTCCCGCCGCGGCGGCGTCCGCTCGTATTCCAGTGGCGGGGTAGAGCCCTGCCTCCGGCCGAGGTCGCGGAACTCGTGTCCTGGCTGATGGCCAACCGAGGCCGAGTCACCCCCCACGTGCTTCGACATGCGGCCGCGAACCAACTGCGCCAGATGGGCGTGCCCGAGCGTGTGGTCCAGGCGATCCTGGGCCACAAGTCTCTGAAGTCCACGGCTTGGTACATGAGCCCCGATGCAAGGCGGGCTCGGATGGAGGCGGCTATCCAGCGGCGCGGGCGCCGGATCGGTGCGGCGAGTTTGCAGGCGGGGCGGGCGGGGGTCCGATCCGAAGGGAAGAATTGA
- a CDS encoding iron-containing redox enzyme family protein yields MIRSINRQMTERRGSQFLTDSFQRGLAHWNRERLEPSFPEAEDSKLFDRDLKMHRLELAFLQELRMEITDLAAAAPTDADGFIAWFEQLERTGPGQHDPLFEWLASDADRDQLRWFFEQEAAGEAGFDDLVALTQVKLPVRAKLELARNYWDEMGRGNAKGMHGPMLDALVETLAVNPVIENTVWESLALANAMTAMATNRQFAWHSVGALGVIELTAPGRSACVARGLRRIGLTDRERRYFDLHAVLDVKHSQDWNREAIRPLVEEDGRRATAMAEGALMRLVCGSKCFSRYRSALWETT; encoded by the coding sequence ATGATCAGATCCATCAACCGCCAGATGACCGAGCGACGAGGCTCGCAGTTTCTGACCGACAGCTTCCAGCGAGGGCTGGCGCACTGGAATAGGGAGCGTCTCGAGCCCTCCTTCCCAGAAGCGGAAGATTCGAAACTGTTTGACCGCGATCTCAAGATGCATCGACTCGAGCTCGCGTTCCTCCAAGAACTCCGCATGGAGATCACGGATCTCGCCGCCGCCGCTCCGACGGACGCCGACGGGTTCATAGCCTGGTTCGAACAGCTCGAGAGGACAGGTCCCGGCCAGCATGACCCTCTGTTCGAGTGGCTAGCGAGCGATGCCGACCGGGACCAGCTGCGCTGGTTCTTCGAACAGGAGGCAGCCGGCGAAGCGGGCTTCGACGACCTCGTCGCGCTGACCCAGGTGAAGCTGCCCGTCAGGGCGAAGCTGGAGCTGGCGCGCAACTATTGGGACGAGATGGGGCGCGGCAATGCCAAGGGCATGCACGGGCCGATGCTCGACGCGCTCGTCGAGACGCTCGCCGTGAACCCGGTGATCGAGAACACCGTCTGGGAGAGTCTCGCGCTGGCGAACGCGATGACGGCCATGGCGACGAACCGTCAGTTCGCCTGGCATTCGGTCGGTGCCCTTGGCGTGATCGAACTCACCGCGCCCGGCCGATCTGCATGCGTCGCTCGGGGGCTTCGACGAATAGGCTTGACTGATAGAGAGAGGCGCTATTTCGACCTACACGCCGTGCTTGACGTCAAACACAGTCAGGATTGGAACCGGGAGGCCATTCGTCCGCTCGTTGAGGAGGACGGCCGCCGCGCGACAGCTATGGCTGAGGGGGCGCTAATGCGGCTCGTTTGCGGAAGCAAGTGTTTCAGCCGGTACCGTTCCGCGCTGTGGGAAACGACTTAG
- a CDS encoding SDR family oxidoreductase → MTKHVLITGANKSIGYETARRLSEIGYRVWLGARDLGCGEAAAETLRAAGGDVRVILIAVDDDASVKAAADRVATEDGKLDVLIANAGIPGAYADPTAQTIEDIRQVYEVNVFGAIRLIQTFLPLLKAAGSASIVNVSSELGSLGSLSDPNGEFYGVNLLGYNSSKTALNAVTVSYAKALAEHGIRVNSADPGYTATDFNGHSGYRTVEQAAEIIVQLATSDDPKLTGQFLNDRRELPW, encoded by the coding sequence ATGACCAAGCACGTCCTGATCACCGGTGCCAACAAGAGCATCGGCTACGAAACCGCACGCCGTCTCTCGGAGATCGGCTATCGTGTCTGGCTCGGTGCCCGTGACTTGGGTTGTGGCGAGGCCGCTGCGGAGACGTTGCGTGCCGCCGGCGGAGACGTTCGCGTCATACTGATCGCCGTGGACGATGATGCCAGCGTCAAGGCTGCCGCCGACCGCGTGGCAACGGAGGACGGCAAGCTCGACGTCCTCATCGCCAACGCCGGCATTCCCGGAGCGTATGCCGATCCGACCGCGCAGACCATCGAGGACATCCGGCAGGTGTACGAGGTCAACGTCTTCGGCGCGATCCGGCTGATCCAGACGTTCCTGCCGCTACTCAAGGCGGCCGGGTCCGCAAGCATCGTCAACGTCAGCAGCGAACTTGGTTCGCTTGGTTCGTTGAGCGATCCGAACGGCGAGTTCTACGGGGTCAATCTGCTGGGCTACAACAGCTCGAAGACCGCGCTGAACGCGGTCACCGTCTCGTATGCGAAGGCATTGGCCGAGCACGGGATCCGGGTGAACAGCGCCGACCCGGGCTACACAGCGACCGACTTCAACGGCCATTCCGGCTACCGAACCGTTGAGCAAGCAGCCGAGATTATCGTCCAGCTCGCGACATCGGACGATCCGAAGCTCACCGGACAGTTCCTAAACGACCGCCGCGAGCTGCCTTGGTGA
- a CDS encoding SDR family oxidoreductase has protein sequence MIVVTGASGQLGRGVISALVKKAPLSGIVASSRDTGKICDLADLGLTIRRADFDEPHSLNAAFVDAEQVLLVSADKLGDEAVRLHRNAIEAARALGVGRLLYTSHMGARHGSAFAPADQHARTEDDLAASGLPFTSLRHGFYAESCLQMVGEGLKSGELRVPADGPVSWTARADLAEADAYTLLNEGSRQGVTDPMTGSDALTMAEVAAIASEITGREVRHITVTDDEWCDDRVLSGMPRMYANMLLGMFRAARNGDFARVDPILERILRRRPRSLYDILKEALSPSTDARPNSHR, from the coding sequence ATGATCGTCGTAACGGGAGCTTCCGGCCAGCTGGGTAGGGGTGTGATCTCGGCCCTCGTGAAGAAGGCCCCTTTGAGCGGAATCGTCGCGAGCTCGCGTGACACAGGCAAGATCTGCGACCTGGCTGATCTTGGGCTGACGATCCGACGCGCCGACTTCGACGAGCCGCACAGTCTCAACGCGGCCTTCGTGGACGCGGAGCAGGTCTTGCTCGTCTCAGCGGACAAGCTCGGAGACGAAGCCGTGCGCCTCCACCGAAACGCGATCGAGGCTGCAAGGGCGCTCGGTGTCGGCCGGCTGCTCTACACGAGCCACATGGGAGCCAGGCACGGGTCGGCCTTCGCGCCGGCAGATCAGCACGCGCGGACGGAGGACGATCTCGCGGCGAGCGGGCTTCCCTTCACATCGCTCCGTCACGGATTCTACGCGGAGAGCTGTCTGCAGATGGTCGGTGAGGGATTGAAATCCGGCGAGCTGCGTGTTCCTGCGGACGGCCCGGTGAGCTGGACAGCACGGGCGGACCTGGCTGAAGCCGACGCGTACACGCTTCTGAACGAGGGCAGCCGCCAAGGCGTCACCGACCCTATGACAGGCTCAGACGCGCTCACGATGGCTGAGGTCGCCGCCATCGCGTCCGAGATCACCGGCCGCGAGGTTCGCCACATCACCGTTACGGATGACGAATGGTGCGACGACCGGGTCTTAAGCGGGATGCCTCGGATGTATGCGAACATGCTGCTGGGCATGTTCCGCGCCGCCCGCAACGGCGACTTCGCCCGGGTCGATCCCATTCTCGAGCGCATTCTGCGTCGCCGACCGCGCAGTCTCTATGACATCCTGAAGGAGGCGCTCTCGCCTTCCACGGACGCCCGTCCCAATTCACATCGCTGA
- a CDS encoding TetR/AcrR family transcriptional regulator gives MSSDSSLAIPADARRRILEAAVDLVAQGGGEAATTRAVAAGAGVQAPTIYRLFGDKDGLLAAVADKVMADFVAAKAARPAAKDPIADLRDGWDDYIAFGLANPAVFTIMTVLPAGRTSATTAAGLTVLRERVNRVARSGRLRVDERNAVDLIHAAGTGTILTLLAKPPADRSVLSTAARDAVLAAILDTTSREVPTVTTMATGLRANLADIPTFSPGERLLLDELLARVAKSGD, from the coding sequence GTGAGTTCGGATAGCAGCCTTGCCATTCCCGCCGATGCGCGCCGGCGCATCCTCGAGGCGGCGGTCGATCTGGTGGCTCAGGGGGGCGGCGAAGCTGCGACTACGAGGGCCGTTGCCGCCGGCGCAGGCGTGCAGGCACCTACGATCTACCGGTTGTTTGGCGACAAGGACGGGCTTCTGGCCGCGGTTGCCGACAAGGTGATGGCTGACTTCGTGGCTGCGAAGGCGGCTCGGCCCGCCGCCAAGGATCCGATCGCCGACCTCCGGGATGGGTGGGACGACTACATTGCATTCGGCCTGGCCAATCCGGCGGTGTTCACGATCATGACCGTCTTGCCGGCGGGGAGGACCTCCGCCACCACGGCAGCGGGTTTGACGGTTCTGCGGGAACGCGTGAACCGTGTTGCCCGGAGCGGACGCCTCAGGGTCGACGAGCGGAATGCGGTAGACCTCATCCACGCAGCTGGCACCGGCACGATCCTGACCCTTCTCGCGAAGCCTCCGGCAGACCGGAGCGTTCTATCGACGGCTGCCAGGGATGCGGTGCTTGCAGCGATCCTGGACACGACGTCGCGCGAGGTTCCGACGGTGACCACGATGGCTACCGGCCTGCGCGCCAACCTCGCCGACATTCCCACTTTCTCTCCTGGCGAACGCCTCCTCCTCGATGAGCTTTTGGCTCGTGTCGCCAAGAGCGGCGATTGA
- a CDS encoding SPL family radical SAM protein, whose protein sequence is MPRAAKPVRWRRVLVTRSAREHAHGLRILERAAAIGIEVVELAGDRLVLNPPGDPRAAYVDAKSTLAVVVAPPSKRRLQPIAPSADWRVDLAEGCPAHCSYCYLAGSLKGPPITRVYANLEEILNVLPAYLGQGTVTSRSAVRSNEGTTFEASCYTDPLALEPLTGSLSALIEWFGNWDVEAQLRFTTKFANVGSLLNQDHRGRTRMRASINPKAFARFEGGTDPVADRLDALRRMAMAGYPVGLTIAPIIAAPAWEAAYAELIEAAARSLQAVSNLDLTVELITHRFNAGSKAVLETWYPGSALDMSIEGRVAKRTKFGTEKLVYDGETMRRLRSFFEREVAIRFPAAAILYWT, encoded by the coding sequence ATGCCGCGTGCAGCAAAGCCCGTCCGCTGGCGGCGCGTACTCGTCACCCGCTCGGCGCGCGAGCATGCACACGGACTGAGGATTCTTGAGCGCGCTGCCGCCATCGGTATCGAGGTTGTCGAGCTGGCCGGGGACCGGCTCGTCCTGAACCCTCCTGGCGATCCGCGCGCAGCCTACGTCGACGCCAAGTCCACATTGGCCGTCGTCGTCGCGCCGCCCTCTAAGCGCAGGCTTCAGCCGATAGCGCCGAGTGCGGACTGGCGAGTGGACCTGGCCGAGGGCTGTCCGGCCCATTGCAGCTACTGCTATCTGGCCGGCTCGCTGAAGGGTCCTCCGATCACGCGCGTATACGCCAATCTGGAGGAGATCCTCAACGTCCTGCCAGCCTATCTCGGCCAGGGGACGGTCACGTCGAGGAGCGCCGTTCGATCCAACGAGGGCACTACGTTCGAGGCATCCTGCTACACCGATCCGCTAGCTCTCGAGCCCCTGACCGGCTCGCTTTCCGCGCTGATCGAGTGGTTCGGCAACTGGGACGTCGAGGCGCAGCTCCGCTTCACGACGAAGTTTGCCAACGTGGGCTCACTCTTGAATCAGGATCACCGTGGACGAACGCGGATGCGCGCCTCGATCAATCCGAAGGCATTCGCGCGTTTCGAAGGGGGAACCGACCCCGTGGCGGATCGGCTCGACGCGCTGCGCCGGATGGCGATGGCAGGATACCCGGTCGGCCTCACAATCGCGCCGATCATTGCGGCGCCTGCCTGGGAAGCCGCTTATGCCGAGCTCATTGAGGCCGCAGCACGCAGTCTCCAGGCCGTGTCGAACCTGGACCTCACGGTCGAGCTGATCACACACCGCTTCAACGCGGGATCCAAGGCGGTGCTCGAGACCTGGTATCCCGGCTCGGCGCTGGACATGAGCATTGAAGGCCGGGTTGCGAAGCGCACGAAGTTCGGCACGGAGAAGCTGGTATACGATGGCGAGACGATGCGGCGGTTACGCTCGTTCTTCGAACGAGAGGTTGCGATACGCTTTCCAGCTGCAGCCATTCTCTATTGGACCTGA
- a CDS encoding ABC1 kinase family protein → MADDPRGRSVPSGRLSRFGLFGRMAGGVAGGMLAEGARRLASGDRPKMTDLLLTPGNVTRVADQLAHLRGAAMKLGQMISMDAGDMLPAELTQILARLRDNAHHMPPPQLDKVLREEWGTDWRRRFKFFQAHPIAAASIGQVHRAELPDGRVLAIKVQYPGVAESIDADVDNVATLLRISGLLPRELDVAPLLSEAKRQLHEEADYRRELDMLERYRMLVGEDPAYVVPQADPEFSTGRVLAMDFVPGERIEALEGRSQEERDAAASALVTLVLRELFAWGVMQTDPNFANYRWQANEELPSAGRLVLLDFGAARLTKPETRAGYHQLLLAGLSGNRDEVRAAAVDAGFLGAAAVERHGPAVDAMIDVIIGELNRPGAFDFGDRAFVSVIRDEAMTVAEDRLTWHLPPVDTLFVQRKVSGTALLCARLKARVDIRKMIEAYRNVDPTGCADASI, encoded by the coding sequence ATGGCCGATGATCCTCGCGGCAGGTCTGTGCCGAGCGGACGACTGTCGCGATTTGGTCTCTTCGGTCGGATGGCCGGAGGGGTTGCTGGCGGCATGCTCGCGGAAGGCGCTAGGCGCTTGGCATCGGGCGATCGTCCAAAGATGACCGATCTCCTGCTGACGCCTGGCAATGTGACCCGCGTCGCCGACCAGCTCGCGCACCTTCGGGGCGCTGCGATGAAGCTCGGCCAGATGATCTCCATGGACGCGGGGGACATGCTGCCTGCCGAGCTTACCCAAATCCTCGCCCGGCTGCGGGACAACGCTCATCACATGCCGCCACCACAGCTCGACAAGGTCTTGCGCGAGGAATGGGGGACGGACTGGCGTAGGCGGTTCAAGTTCTTCCAAGCCCATCCGATTGCCGCGGCCTCGATTGGTCAGGTCCACCGTGCGGAGCTGCCGGATGGCCGCGTCCTAGCGATAAAGGTTCAGTATCCAGGCGTGGCCGAAAGCATCGATGCGGACGTCGACAACGTGGCAACGCTCCTGCGCATCTCCGGCTTGCTGCCCCGAGAGCTCGACGTCGCGCCGCTCCTTTCCGAGGCGAAGCGGCAGCTGCACGAGGAGGCCGACTACCGGCGCGAGCTCGATATGCTCGAACGCTATCGCATGCTCGTGGGCGAGGATCCGGCGTACGTGGTGCCCCAGGCGGATCCTGAATTCAGTACCGGTCGCGTCCTCGCGATGGACTTCGTGCCAGGTGAACGGATCGAGGCGCTGGAGGGACGATCGCAGGAGGAGCGGGACGCCGCAGCCTCCGCTCTGGTGACGTTAGTGCTTCGCGAGCTGTTCGCGTGGGGCGTGATGCAGACCGATCCCAACTTCGCCAACTACCGTTGGCAGGCGAACGAGGAGCTTCCGTCTGCTGGTCGGCTGGTCCTTCTGGATTTCGGTGCCGCTCGGCTGACCAAGCCGGAAACTCGCGCTGGCTATCACCAGCTGCTGTTGGCTGGCCTGTCCGGTAACCGTGACGAAGTCAGGGCGGCGGCGGTCGATGCCGGCTTCCTCGGAGCGGCCGCGGTCGAACGGCACGGTCCCGCAGTGGACGCGATGATCGACGTGATAATCGGTGAGCTCAATCGGCCTGGAGCGTTCGACTTCGGGGATCGCGCCTTCGTCTCCGTGATCCGCGATGAGGCAATGACCGTCGCCGAGGACCGCTTGACCTGGCATCTGCCTCCAGTCGATACCTTGTTCGTGCAACGGAAGGTCAGCGGCACCGCGCTGCTATGTGCCCGCCTCAAGGCGCGTGTGGACATCCGGAAGATGATCGAAGCGTATCGAAATGTCGATCCAACGGGCTGCGCCGACGCCTCCATTTAG
- a CDS encoding cupin domain-containing protein, with translation MAIFNKDMVELASKNELWQKEVYRDPKVQIVLMSIPAGEEIGLETHPADQTTFIVHGEASVVIEGHSTKAGPNHLVVVPKGSEHNIINKGAGTLKLFSVYAPPAEPEGAAFKTKAEAEEAEKGILSKAADKLKGMMGG, from the coding sequence ATGGCGATCTTCAACAAGGACATGGTCGAACTCGCGAGCAAGAACGAGCTCTGGCAGAAGGAGGTCTATCGAGACCCGAAGGTGCAGATCGTGCTGATGAGCATTCCGGCCGGTGAGGAGATCGGGTTGGAGACTCATCCCGCCGATCAGACCACCTTCATCGTTCATGGCGAGGCGAGCGTCGTGATCGAAGGCCATTCAACCAAGGCGGGCCCGAACCACCTGGTCGTCGTTCCGAAGGGCTCCGAGCACAACATCATCAACAAGGGTGCTGGCACGCTGAAGCTCTTCTCAGTCTACGCTCCGCCAGCTGAGCCGGAGGGCGCGGCGTTCAAGACGAAGGCTGAAGCCGAGGAGGCGGAGAAGGGCATCCTGTCCAAGGCAGCGGATAAGCTGAAGGGCATGATGGGCGGCTGA
- a CDS encoding helix-hairpin-helix domain-containing protein encodes MTNINVASADELDAADGLKGHGFEIARYRDERGRFTDTRQLDEVPGMAGVLTDDQRGHLTV; translated from the coding sequence ATGACCAACATCAACGTCGCGTCCGCAGACGAGCTCGACGCAGCTGACGGGCTCAAGGGGCACGGGTTCGAGATCGCCAGGTATCGAGACGAGCGCGGTCGCTTCACGGACACCCGTCAGCTCGACGAGGTCCCCGGGATGGCCGGAGTGCTTACCGACGACCAGCGCGGGCATCTTACCGTCTGA
- a CDS encoding glutathione S-transferase family protein: protein MLTLHHLNFSRSTRVLWLLEELGLNYDLKTYERDEHFRAPAALANVHPLGKAPILVDDDLVLAESAAILRYLEQKYGDGRLVPAPGTPDRAIHDEWLDYVESSAALPVMLTLLGTMTGGLSQGLAGFTAPELRKTLSYIADGVRGRTYLLGDRLTLADIQMSYLLDALRKAGQLDEHPDILSYLGRLEATQGLRKAIEVGGPMSPPARS, encoded by the coding sequence ATGCTGACGCTTCATCACCTTAATTTCTCACGCTCCACCCGCGTGCTTTGGCTCCTTGAGGAACTCGGCCTCAACTACGACCTCAAGACCTACGAACGTGACGAGCATTTCAGAGCGCCAGCGGCGCTCGCTAACGTCCACCCCCTCGGCAAGGCGCCGATTCTCGTCGACGACGACCTCGTCCTTGCGGAATCCGCTGCCATCCTACGCTACCTCGAACAGAAGTACGGCGACGGCCGCCTCGTTCCCGCACCTGGGACGCCTGATCGTGCGATACACGACGAGTGGCTCGACTACGTCGAAAGCTCGGCTGCGCTTCCCGTCATGCTCACCTTGCTGGGCACAATGACGGGCGGCCTCTCGCAGGGGCTCGCCGGCTTCACCGCACCAGAACTGAGGAAGACCCTCTCCTACATCGCGGATGGCGTGCGCGGGCGCACATACCTCTTGGGAGACCGGCTGACCCTGGCCGACATCCAGATGAGCTATCTTCTCGACGCGCTGCGCAAGGCCGGCCAGCTCGACGAGCACCCCGACATACTGTCGTACCTCGGTCGTCTGGAAGCGACACAGGGGCTCAGGAAGGCCATCGAGGTCGGTGGCCCCATGTCCCCACCAGCGAGGTCCTGA